Within Schaalia sp. HMT-172, the genomic segment AAGAAGTCCGCGGCCCTGGCCAACGCCGAGCTGGGCGAACTGCCCGCCGACATCGCGAACTACATCGCGCAGGCCGGCGACGAGGTCATCTCCGGCAAGCTCGACGACAACTTCCCGCTGGTCGTCTTCCAGACCGGCTCGGGCACGCAGTCGAACATGAACGCCAACGAGGTCATTTCCAACCGCGCAATCGAGCTCGCGGGCGGCACCATGGGCACCAAGTCCCCCGTGCACCCCAACGACCACGTGAACCGCGGCCAGTCCTCGAACGACACCTTCCCCACCGCCATGCACATCGCGGTCGTCTCCGAGCTGCACGACATGTACCCGCGCGTGCGCCAGCTGCGCGACACCCTGGACAAGAAGGCCAAGGAGTTCGACGACGTCATCATGGTGGGCCGCACCCACCTGCAGGACGCGACCCCGATCCGCCTGGGCCAGGTCATCTCCGGCTGGGTTGCTCAGATCGACTTCGCCCTCGACGGCATCGAGTACGCGGACACGCGTGCGCGCGAGCTGGCCATCGGTGGCACCGCCGTGGGCACCGGCCTGAACGCTCACCCGAAGTTCGGTGAACTCACCGCGAAGAAGATCTCCGAGGAGACGGGCATCGAGTTCAAGCAGGCCGACAACCTGTTCGCCGCCCTGGGCGCGCACGACGCGCTGGTGTTGGTTTCGGGCGCGCTGCGCGTCCTGGCCGACGCCCTCATGAAGATCGCGAACGACGTGCGCTGGTACGCGTCGGGTCCGCGTAACGGCATCGGCGAGCTGATCATCCCCGAGAACGAGCCGGGCTCGTCCATCATGCCGGGCAAGGTCAACCCGACCCAGTGCGAGGCCATGACGATGGTCGCCACGCAGGTCTTCGGCAACGACGCGACGGTCGGCTTCGCCGGCTCGCAGGGCAACTTCCAGCTCAACGTCTTCAAGCCCGTCATGGCGTGGAACGTCCTGGAGTCCATCCGCCTGCTGGGCGACGCCTGCGTGTCCTTCGATACGCACTGCGCGTATGGCATCGAGCCGAACTACGAGAAGATCAAGCACAACCTGGACATCAACCTCATGCAGGTGACGGCCCTGAACCGCCACATCGGCTACGACAAGGCCTCCAAGATCGCGAAGAACGCGCATCACAAGGGTCTGTCGCTGCGCGAGTCCGCCCTCGAGCTGGGCTTCCTGACCGCCGAGGAGTTCGACGCGTGGGTCGTTCCCGCCGATATGACGCACCCCAGCGCCGCCGACGAGTGATCCGCTCGTCGCGCTAGCGGCAAACGTTTCGGCCCCGGTCTCGTTGTACGAGGCCGGGGCCATTTCGTTTAGCCCTGGGCGCGCGACTTCTTGCGCATCTTCAGGATCGTCGAGGCGATGATGGACAGCAGGAAGATGTTGAAGAGGATGGCGCCGACGCTCGGGGAGACGAGCGTGGCGACGAGGCGCCCGGCGGGGGCGGTGGCTGCGGCGGAGGCGCCGACGATGAGGCCGACGCGCAGGTCGACCATGCGGTGACGCAGGTTGGTGACGGTGCCCGCGATGCCGGTGGGGATCATGACGAGGAGGGACGTGCCGCGCGCGATCAGGTCTCCCGCGCCGACGGCGAGCTCCATGCCGGGCACGATGACGGATCCGCCGCCCACACCGACCAGGCCGGAGAGGATGCCGGCGCACACGCCGACCAGGATCAGCAGCGCGCACGAGGCCGGCCTCAGCGAGACGACCCCCTCGCGCGTGGGGACCTGCAGGTATTGGGAGACGATGACGAAGAGCGTGAAGCCGATGAGGATCCAGGGCAGCGTAGGGGCGGGGAGGCGCCGCAGGAGCCACACACCGATTTGGGAGCCCGCGAGCGCGCCGACGACGAGGAGCGCGCCGCCCGCCCAGGAGACCTCGCCGTGCAGGGCGTAGGTGCCCGATCCGACGGCGGCGGTGACGATGATGGCGGCAAGGGAGGTGGCTGAGGCGCGGCGCTGGTCCATGCGCAGGACGGCCATGAGGCCTGGCACGATGACGAGGCCGCCACCCACCCCGAAGAGTCCGGAGAGGAATCCGGCGCCGACGCCCGTCGCGATGACGAGGAGGATGCGGCGCGGGGTCAGGGGCTGGGTGTCTGTGTCGGGCATGTCTCCACTGTAGTCTCCTCCACGTCCCCCTCCTGAGACGTGTCTTCACCGGGCGCGAAACCTGCCCTCTCGCCCTGTTCCTCGATGGGTCGCCGGGGATAGACTGCCCGCATCAACGAAAGGATGCCGCAATGACTAACGTTCTGATTGTGTCGGGTCACCCGCGCCTCGGAGATGATTCGCTCGCGAATAAGACCATCGTGGAGGAGCTGACTTCCCTTATTCCGGGCGCTGTCGTCGACCAGCTCGACGACCTCTACCCCGACTACCGCATTGACGTCGCGGCTGAGCAGGCGAAGTTGGCCGCCGCTGACGTGATCGTCCTGCAGTATCCGCTGTGGTGGTACGGCTGGTCTTCGCTCCTGCAGAAGTGGGTGGAGGACGTGTTCGTGCGTGGCTTCAGCCACGGGTCGACGGG encodes:
- a CDS encoding NAD(P)H-dependent oxidoreductase, whose product is MTNVLIVSGHPRLGDDSLANKTIVEELTSLIPGAVVDQLDDLYPDYRIDVAAEQAKLAAADVIVLQYPLWWYGWSSLLQKWVEDVFVRGFSHGSTGTALAGKKLVVSVTTGAGESYYSAQPGGFDRFLAPAMATCALTGMEFAGSLPLFGVSYANRTDEAARADMVERSREHAARLAKFVSAL
- a CDS encoding sulfite exporter TauE/SafE family protein → MPDTDTQPLTPRRILLVIATGVGAGFLSGLFGVGGGLVIVPGLMAVLRMDQRRASATSLAAIIVTAAVGSGTYALHGEVSWAGGALLVVGALAGSQIGVWLLRRLPAPTLPWILIGFTLFVIVSQYLQVPTREGVVSLRPASCALLILVGVCAGILSGLVGVGGGSVIVPGMELAVGAGDLIARGTSLLVMIPTGIAGTVTNLRHRMVDLRVGLIVGASAAATAPAGRLVATLVSPSVGAILFNIFLLSIIASTILKMRKKSRAQG
- the fumC gene encoding class II fumarate hydratase; its protein translation is MAQETRTETDSMGAVEVPANRYWGAQTERSLHNFDIGRNTFVWGRPMVRALGILKKSAALANAELGELPADIANYIAQAGDEVISGKLDDNFPLVVFQTGSGTQSNMNANEVISNRAIELAGGTMGTKSPVHPNDHVNRGQSSNDTFPTAMHIAVVSELHDMYPRVRQLRDTLDKKAKEFDDVIMVGRTHLQDATPIRLGQVISGWVAQIDFALDGIEYADTRARELAIGGTAVGTGLNAHPKFGELTAKKISEETGIEFKQADNLFAALGAHDALVLVSGALRVLADALMKIANDVRWYASGPRNGIGELIIPENEPGSSIMPGKVNPTQCEAMTMVATQVFGNDATVGFAGSQGNFQLNVFKPVMAWNVLESIRLLGDACVSFDTHCAYGIEPNYEKIKHNLDINLMQVTALNRHIGYDKASKIAKNAHHKGLSLRESALELGFLTAEEFDAWVVPADMTHPSAADE